One Rhodobacteraceae bacterium M385 genomic region harbors:
- a CDS encoding ABC transporter ATP-binding protein, with protein sequence MTAPAPSPAIELKGISKAFGPVQANKDISISVAKGTIHGIVGENGAGKSTLMSILYGFYKADAGEIWINGQHTHIPDSQAAIRAGIGMVHQHFKLVENFSVVENVVLGAEDGAMLQPSLRKARRILTELATEYGLDVDPDAIVEDLSVGHQQRVEILKQLYRQAEILILDEPTGVLTPAEADQLFRILGRLKEEGKTIILITHKLREIMDVTDTVSVMRRGEMTATVKTAETSPAGLAELMVGRKVLLEVDKAAPSLGDVVLDVKNLRVVDATGVERVKSISFQIRAGEILGIAGVAGNGQSELLEVLGGMIPATSGEITLHGEPIDITGRYSNGQSRRARGIGHVPEDRQVEGLIMPYEAWENAAFGYHHDPKYQSGMLMNNAAIKADCAEKMERYDVRPPNPRLPARNFSGGNQQKIVVAREMDRQPELLLVGQPTRGVDIGAIEFIHKQIIALRDAGKAVLLVSVELDEILGLSDRIAVMFDGEISGERLPDETNEGDLGLLMAGVNDSKGAA encoded by the coding sequence ATGACGGCACCTGCCCCCTCTCCGGCTATTGAACTCAAAGGCATTTCCAAGGCCTTTGGACCTGTTCAAGCGAACAAAGACATCTCTATTTCAGTGGCCAAGGGCACGATCCACGGGATCGTCGGGGAAAACGGCGCGGGCAAATCAACGCTGATGTCGATCCTTTACGGCTTCTACAAAGCCGATGCGGGCGAGATCTGGATCAACGGCCAACATACCCATATCCCCGACAGCCAGGCCGCCATTCGCGCCGGTATCGGGATGGTGCACCAGCACTTTAAACTGGTCGAGAATTTTAGCGTCGTGGAAAACGTGGTGCTTGGTGCCGAGGATGGCGCAATGTTGCAGCCTTCCCTGCGCAAGGCGCGGCGCATCCTGACGGAACTGGCCACGGAATACGGGCTGGACGTGGACCCGGATGCGATTGTCGAAGACCTGAGCGTTGGCCACCAACAGCGGGTCGAAATCCTCAAGCAGCTGTATCGTCAGGCCGAAATCCTGATCCTCGATGAACCCACAGGCGTGCTGACCCCGGCCGAAGCGGACCAGCTGTTCCGCATCCTTGGGCGTCTGAAGGAAGAGGGCAAGACGATCATCCTCATCACCCACAAGCTGCGCGAGATCATGGATGTCACCGACACCGTGTCGGTCATGCGCCGGGGCGAGATGACGGCAACGGTGAAGACCGCCGAGACCTCTCCCGCTGGATTGGCGGAACTGATGGTTGGCCGCAAAGTGCTGCTAGAGGTGGACAAAGCCGCGCCGTCTTTGGGCGACGTGGTGCTGGACGTGAAGAACCTGCGCGTGGTGGACGCAACCGGGGTGGAGCGGGTCAAAAGCATCTCGTTCCAGATCCGCGCCGGAGAGATCTTGGGCATCGCAGGCGTGGCGGGCAACGGCCAGTCCGAACTGCTGGAAGTGCTTGGCGGCATGATCCCCGCGACCTCGGGCGAGATCACGCTGCACGGCGAACCGATCGACATCACAGGCCGCTACAGCAACGGTCAAAGCCGCCGCGCCCGTGGCATCGGCCATGTGCCGGAAGATCGTCAGGTCGAAGGGCTGATCATGCCCTATGAGGCATGGGAAAACGCGGCCTTTGGCTACCACCATGACCCGAAGTACCAATCCGGGATGCTGATGAACAACGCGGCGATCAAAGCCGATTGCGCCGAGAAGATGGAGCGTTACGACGTGCGCCCCCCCAACCCCCGGCTTCCGGCGCGGAACTTTTCCGGCGGGAACCAGCAAAAGATCGTGGTCGCCCGCGAGATGGACCGACAGCCCGAATTGCTGCTGGTCGGCCAACCCACGCGTGGCGTTGATATCGGCGCGATCGAGTTCATTCACAAGCAGATCATCGCCCTGCGCGACGCGGGCAAGGCCGTGCTGTTGGTGAGCGTTGAACTGGATGAAATCCTCGGGCTCAGCGACCGTATCGC